The DNA region TCTTAGAATGTCATCTTTATCAGTCTCTTTGATAGACTTACTCCTGATGTTTTGGAGGAATTGTTCGAACAAGGCGATATCTGCTATTATGGTATCAATAACACTCTGCTTCTTTCCTTTCTTTTTAAGGAAAGCTGCAAAATCTGCCCTAACTGTCATCCGATCACCTCTATCAGATGCAAAGTGCGGAACGCCGGCAGAGAAGTTGGCGGACGAGATACGCTGTCAGGTGGATCATACAGGAGTGATTAGAGGGCTTCAACAGTGATTTTTGGCAGGAGATTCATTACATCATCGAACCTGCAGAGTTCGGTACCTGGGGTCATGACGGCAGCAGAGCTCGCTGCTCCTGCCATTTTCAAAGAAACCTCTCTTTTCTCTCCCAATTCTCTTGACAAGCAGTAAGCCGCAAGAAAAGAGTCTCCTGCCCCCACTGCACTCTTGACTGGAACTTCGGGCACCCTTATTCGATAGAAGCTTCCACCGATAAGTGCAAGGGCTCCCTCTCCTCCCATAGTGAGAAGGACCTCCTCGATCGAATATTTGTCTGAGACCTCAGATAGAGCTTTTCTTATATCGGTCTCTCCATGAAGTTCCCGATTCAACAATCTCTGCAGTTCATGCAAATTTGGCTTGATTCCTCTGGGGCCAGCTTTAACGCCTTCGATTAACGGCTCTTTGTCGGAATCGATGTAGACGTTGACTCCAATGTTTCTCATCCTTGAACATAGTCGAGCGTATATATCGCTGCCTACTCCTTCAGGAACACTTCCGCAGATAAGAAGATAGTCTCCTTTTCTCAACAAGGTATCGATCGTCTTGCACAGCTTTTCTATTTCCCTTTCCGAAATTACCGGGCCTGGGAGACTCATCCTGTATTGACCGCTTCCAGTCTGTATTAGAATGTTAGTCCTTGTTTCTTCTTCACTTCTTACCGTTGCATAAACGACTCCCTCGTCATCGAGCATTTCTTCTATGATCTTTCCTGTATGACCTCCAAGAAAAGCTATTGAGACCGAATGGCCTCCCAGTTCATTTATTACACGTGATACGTCGACACCCTTACCTGCAGGGTAATCCTTGACTCTATCTACCCTTACCGTATCATCCTCGATTAAAGAGTCTGTATATAAGAATCTATCGAGCGCTGCGTTCAAAGTCAGTGAGAAAATCACTACTTGCACCTCCTATATTCTGCCGAGGCGGTAATTGATAATTCCGAGTACAACAATCACGCTTGTCTCGACCCTCAAAGTTCTTCTTCCCAAAGAAACGGAAGTGCATCGGGTTGAGATGCCTCTTATCTCCTCCGGTGCGAACCCCCCTTCGGGTCCTACGATCAATCGCAGTTTTCTTACAACGGCAAGTTCTTCTTCTACTTCTGCTAAAGGCCTGCCGCTGAATTCCAGAAGCACGTTGAATGATTCTTCAAGAGGAAGAGTCTCGGATATTCTAATCTCGGGAATGTAAGGATTAACACTCTGCTTTGCAGCTTCCCTTGCGACCGCATTGAGCTTAGTCAGCTTACTCTGATCAACTCTGGAAATCGATCTGAGGCTGCTGAACAGTTCTATTCTATCAACTCCCAATTCCGTAGCCTTCTCTATCAGAATATGCAGCCGTGGCCACTTCGTCGCTGCCACGGCTATAGTAATACTCTTATCGTCTCTATC from Mesotoga infera includes:
- a CDS encoding 16S rRNA (uracil(1498)-N(3))-methyltransferase, translated to MPNAFFVLPEDNRVILDSNETKHLRVTRAKVGDKLTGIDGKGTIYRFLLEELGKSSASGIVIESEYIDRDDKSITIAVAATKWPRLHILIEKATELGVDRIELFSSLRSISRVDQSKLTKLNAVAREAAKQSVNPYIPEIRISETLPLEESFNVLLEFSGRPLAEVEEELAVVRKLRLIVGPEGGFAPEEIRGISTRCTSVSLGRRTLRVETSVIVVLGIINYRLGRI
- a CDS encoding 1-phosphofructokinase family hexose kinase produces the protein MIFSLTLNAALDRFLYTDSLIEDDTVRVDRVKDYPAGKGVDVSRVINELGGHSVSIAFLGGHTGKIIEEMLDDEGVVYATVRSEEETRTNILIQTGSGQYRMSLPGPVISEREIEKLCKTIDTLLRKGDYLLICGSVPEGVGSDIYARLCSRMRNIGVNVYIDSDKEPLIEGVKAGPRGIKPNLHELQRLLNRELHGETDIRKALSEVSDKYSIEEVLLTMGGEGALALIGGSFYRIRVPEVPVKSAVGAGDSFLAAYCLSRELGEKREVSLKMAGAASSAAVMTPGTELCRFDDVMNLLPKITVEAL